A window of Natronoarchaeum philippinense contains these coding sequences:
- the purS gene encoding phosphoribosylformylglycinamidine synthase subunit PurS translates to MTGYTATVTVRLKRGVLDPEAETTQRSLERLGFELDSLRSADRFEIDLDAESADDAGERVEEMAERLLANPTIHDYDVEVEER, encoded by the coding sequence ATGACTGGCTACACCGCCACGGTCACCGTGCGGCTCAAGCGGGGCGTGCTCGACCCCGAGGCCGAGACGACCCAGCGATCGCTCGAACGCCTCGGGTTCGAACTCGACTCGCTGCGCTCTGCCGACCGGTTCGAGATCGATCTGGACGCCGAGTCGGCCGACGACGCCGGCGAACGCGTCGAGGAGATGGCCGAGCGCCTGCTGGCGAACCCCACGATCCACGACTACGACGTCGAGGTCGAGGAGCGATAA